In a single window of the Branchiostoma floridae strain S238N-H82 chromosome 2, Bfl_VNyyK, whole genome shotgun sequence genome:
- the LOC118409707 gene encoding UDP-glucuronosyltransferase 2B33-like: MSTAAGFHLFLAVAAILSQHVQSADILVVTSTYNSPWMDVAKIAEALASRGHVVTVLAHANQKSDLMRKWPTLQYETFGDPEKTPSIKELTKSLPQKVFSSPRTLDLLTFARALSSALVDLSEEMLVDNQLLTKLKNSRYDVVLTYSGNSCGPLVAQFLDLPLVCTMRSLPLGQDIRATGVPHPLAYVPTVTSELSDRMTFSQRVKNVRFYFAGSIVGQLLFDKGFDDVAKRTIGEKFTMSAGLARTDVWLYQSDLMFDFPKPMMPNMVSIAGHVAEDVKPLSEEMEKFVQSSGDDGVVLVTFGSMIAAMPAEIADMLAAAFARLPQKVVWRYAGTPPPSLGPNTKTMEWVPQNDLLAHPKTKVFVSHCGYNGVAEAMYHGVPLVGMPLFLDQFDNIARMVARGMGVSLDIHKVTSKEVYRAISTVISDPSYKEKANQISTHLRDQPQSPMERAVWWIEHVIKHGGLPHLRSRAPELPFYQYYLLDVIALIVAVISAVLLSCWKCCSFACCMCKRDNTNTKKKTN; encoded by the exons ATGTCGACTGCAGCTGGTTTCCACCTGTTCCTGGCAgttgccgccatcttgtctcAACATGTCCAGTCTGCCGACATCCTCGTCGTGACATCAACCTACAACAGTCCCTGGATGGACGTGGCAAAGATTGCCGAAGCATTGGCCTCCCGCGGACACGTCGTCACCGTGTTGGCCCATGCTAATCAGAAGAGCGACCTGATGCGTAAATGGCCGACCTTGCAGTACGAAACATTCGGCGATCCCGAAAAAACACCGTCGATTAAGGAATTGACAAAATCTCTGCCTCAAAAG GTATTTTCCTCACCTAGGACGCTAGACCTCCTAACGTTTGCCAGAGCTTTGAGTTCTGCTTTGGTGGACCTCAGTGAAGAGATGCTGGTTGACAATCAGCTACTGACAAAACTGAAGAACAGCCGCTATGACGTTGTCCTGACGTATTCTGGTAACTCATGTGGGCCCCTGGTGGCGCAGTTCTTGGACCTGCCGCTAGTCTGCACGATGAGGTCGTTGCCTTTGGGACAAG ACATCCGAGCCACCGGTGTTCCCCATCCTCTTGCTTACGTGCCAACAGTTACATCGGAGTTGTCAGATCGGATGACGTTCTCACAGAGAGTGAAGAACGTGCGGTTTTACTTCGCAGGTTCTATTGTTGGACAGCTGCTTTTCGATAAAGGTTTCGACGACGTTGCCAAAAG AACGATTGGGGAGAAGTTTACCATGTCTGCTGGCCTGGCAAGAACCGACGTGTGGCTCTACCAATCAGATCTCATGTTCGACTTCCCTAAACCCATGATGCCAAATATGGTCAGCATAGCTGGTCACGTGGCTGAGGACGTCAAGCCCCTCAGTGAG GAGATGGAGAAGTTCGTGCAGAGTTCTGGAGATGACGGTGTTGTGCTTGTGACGTTCGGCTCCATGATAGCAGCTATGCCTGCAGAAATAGCCGACATGCTGGCCGCTGCTTTTGCCCGTCTGCCACAGAAGGTTGTGTGGCGCTACGCTGGGACGCCACCTCCAAGTCTAGGGCCCAACACCAAGACCATGGAGTGGGTGCCTCAAAACGACTTACTAG CTCATCCGAAGACAAAGGTGTTTGTATCACATTGTGGATACAACGGAGTAGCAGAGGCCATGTACCACGGGGTGCCCCTGGTCGGCATGCCTCTGTTCCTTGACCAATTCGATAACATCGCCAGGATGGTGGCCCGTGGGATGGGGGTGTCATTGGACATCCACAAGGTGACGTCAAAGGAGGTTTACCGGGCTATCAGTACCGTGATTTCGGATCCTAG CTACAAGGAGAAAGCCAATCAGATCTCCACGCATCTTCGTGACCAACCACAGTCGCCCATGGAGCGGGCAGTGTGGTGGATagaacacgtcatcaaacatggcggcctCCCCCATCTCAGGTCGAGGGCACCCGAACTCCCCTTCTACCAGTACTACCTGTTAGACGTTATTGCCCTGATTGTGGCAGTTATATCTGCTGTCTTGTTGTCTTGTTGGAAGTGTTGTTCGTTTGCATGTTGCATGTGCAAGAGGGATAACACCAACACCAAAAAGAAAACCAACTGA